A part of Candidatus Electrothrix aestuarii genomic DNA contains:
- a CDS encoding DUF362 domain-containing protein: protein MNTRKHNGIVYTTTFLSWEKSLPPLLDKAGLADNIPADKTILIKPNLVETLRPPITTPVTLVRCLVEYLQEHLANPIVIAEGCGALDYNTHRCFAELGYTALAKDTGIELIDLNEEPYQRHSLEHCKHWPEFYLPDIAVDSFLLSVPVLKVHTLAEVTLTMKNMMGLAPPDHYHQGGGWKKAAFHERIHDAVADLNRYRSPDFTILDATIGMAEAHLWGPTCNPPVNRLVAGYDPVAIDSYGASLLGKDWQDIGHIVELNGELGQAAPIARIQTEATFC, encoded by the coding sequence ATGAATACAAGAAAGCACAACGGCATCGTCTACACAACCACCTTTCTCTCCTGGGAAAAAAGTCTGCCACCCTTATTGGACAAAGCAGGACTGGCGGACAATATCCCCGCAGACAAAACCATCCTCATTAAGCCCAATCTGGTCGAGACTCTGCGTCCCCCCATTACAACCCCTGTGACGCTGGTCCGATGTCTCGTGGAATACCTCCAGGAACATCTTGCAAATCCCATCGTCATTGCCGAGGGCTGTGGTGCCCTAGATTATAACACGCACCGCTGCTTTGCTGAGCTAGGTTATACCGCTTTGGCCAAAGATACAGGGATTGAACTGATAGATCTGAACGAGGAGCCTTATCAACGGCACAGCCTGGAGCATTGCAAACACTGGCCGGAATTCTATCTCCCTGATATCGCTGTTGACAGCTTTCTCCTCTCAGTCCCTGTACTCAAGGTTCATACCCTTGCCGAGGTCACTCTGACCATGAAAAACATGATGGGCCTTGCGCCACCAGACCATTATCATCAGGGAGGGGGCTGGAAAAAAGCTGCTTTTCATGAACGGATCCATGATGCAGTTGCGGACCTGAATCGCTATCGCAGCCCGGATTTTACCATCCTGGATGCCACTATTGGTATGGCAGAGGCCCATCTCTGGGGACCGACCTGTAATCCACCGGTGAACAGACTTGTGGCGGGATACGACCCTGTGGCAATAGACAGTTACGGCGCATCACTCCTGGGGAAAGACTGGCAGGATATCGGCCATATTGTTGAGCTGAATGGGGAATTGGGGCAGGCTGCCCCCATAGCAAGGATACAAACAGAAGCGACCTTCTGCTGA
- a CDS encoding Nif11-like leader peptide family natural product precursor, with the protein MAKKNVEELLIAGGEDKHVRAKYDVPGTKEEFVALAAEDGYTFTVEELDEVLKEAGDVFEKYGNPPKRSIWWT; encoded by the coding sequence GTGGCTAAAAAAAACGTTGAAGAGCTGTTGATTGCAGGTGGCGAGGACAAGCATGTTCGTGCAAAATACGATGTTCCTGGTACCAAGGAAGAATTCGTCGCTCTGGCGGCAGAAGATGGTTACACTTTTACAGTAGAAGAGCTTGACGAAGTGCTCAAAGAAGCTGGTGACGTATTCGAGAAATACGGCAACCCTCCCAAGCGCTCCATCTGGTGGACCTGA
- a CDS encoding pilus assembly protein PilP has protein sequence MRAILQHRYLFTAVLIVAGFISVQVQANEQPANEAQQVLSVADLRGYHEFNYKFEDRPDPFLPFFSDTKPPEPSEEKKIIPGQILTELQKFEAGQLKLVAVLAFKDKNIAMLEDVTGEGHLAEQGTEIGRYGIVTSIEPNLLLVTESYETTTGRKVVKEIPLHMQQQE, from the coding sequence ATGAGAGCTATTTTACAACACAGATATCTATTCACAGCCGTTCTGATTGTGGCGGGATTTATCTCCGTTCAGGTGCAAGCGAATGAACAGCCAGCAAACGAAGCGCAACAGGTTCTTTCTGTAGCCGATCTCCGGGGATACCATGAATTCAATTATAAATTTGAAGATCGCCCAGACCCTTTTCTCCCCTTTTTCAGCGACACAAAACCACCAGAGCCTTCAGAAGAGAAAAAGATTATTCCAGGTCAAATCTTAACCGAACTCCAGAAATTTGAAGCGGGACAGTTAAAGCTTGTTGCGGTGTTGGCTTTCAAGGACAAGAATATTGCCATGTTGGAAGATGTCACAGGTGAGGGGCACCTGGCGGAACAAGGCACGGAGATTGGGCGATATGGAATCGTCACCAGCATTGAGCCTAACCTACTCTTAGTTACGGAATCCTATGAAACCACAACAGGTAGGAAAGTCGTGAAGGAAATTCCTCTGCATATGCAGCAACAAGAGTGA
- a CDS encoding NifB/NifX family molybdenum-iron cluster-binding protein, which produces MSTQPLSDTESNKACEKSMQIDMLVLPAAPQANNKKRFGAIEKPDLALQPGEAVAWIGDLIKGGKEVHGVNISGPGDALAAPELLLPLLDLLKEKYADCPVRLTSIGLNAASLAGDLASKGIAQVNLQVEAVSEDILKKIYAWIRPGKRTIPLPEVVGLLLQEQEKALASLKKAGILVNIYTTVYPGVNDEHISAIAEKTAAWGASSITLIPFEPVSEEEKLEACDTALLESAKQAAAAHLTVTDDVDLHLPPPSGGDFQNATTLLPQPSKERPNVAVVSTNGMDIDLHLGQATQILIYGPREDGLACLLETRPTPDAGSGDTRWEALAKECLHDCFALLATHAGKNPQKILDDLGVKVLLSEENIEGTIDVLYGGGKKKKCKK; this is translated from the coding sequence ATGAGTACTCAGCCGTTATCAGATACAGAGAGCAATAAGGCTTGCGAAAAATCCATGCAGATCGACATGTTGGTTCTGCCAGCTGCTCCGCAGGCAAATAACAAAAAACGTTTTGGAGCCATTGAGAAGCCTGATCTCGCTCTCCAGCCTGGCGAGGCGGTTGCATGGATAGGGGATCTTATTAAAGGAGGAAAGGAAGTTCATGGAGTAAATATCAGCGGCCCCGGTGATGCCTTGGCAGCCCCGGAGCTCCTCCTCCCACTTTTGGATCTTCTCAAAGAAAAATATGCGGATTGCCCTGTCAGATTAACAAGCATCGGACTGAATGCTGCATCACTTGCTGGAGATTTAGCCAGCAAAGGCATTGCCCAAGTCAACCTTCAGGTTGAGGCCGTGTCTGAAGACATTTTAAAAAAGATATATGCGTGGATTCGTCCTGGCAAAAGAACTATCCCTCTCCCTGAGGTTGTGGGTCTTTTGCTCCAGGAACAGGAAAAAGCACTTGCCTCCCTCAAAAAAGCAGGAATCCTGGTTAATATATATACCACGGTTTACCCAGGCGTTAATGATGAACACATCAGCGCCATAGCTGAGAAAACCGCTGCATGGGGAGCATCTTCCATAACATTGATTCCCTTTGAACCGGTCTCTGAGGAAGAAAAATTAGAGGCATGTGATACGGCTCTCCTGGAAAGCGCAAAACAAGCAGCTGCTGCTCACCTGACAGTTACTGATGATGTGGACTTACATCTGCCCCCGCCATCTGGAGGAGACTTCCAGAATGCGACCACTCTCTTGCCGCAACCGAGCAAAGAACGCCCCAATGTGGCAGTAGTAAGCACCAACGGTATGGATATTGACCTCCATCTCGGCCAAGCCACCCAGATCCTGATTTATGGGCCCCGCGAAGACGGGCTTGCCTGCCTCCTGGAGACACGCCCCACACCGGACGCAGGCAGCGGCGATACCCGCTGGGAGGCCCTGGCCAAGGAATGCCTGCACGACTGCTTTGCCCTGCTGGCAACCCATGCAGGTAAGAATCCACAAAAAATATTGGATGATCTCGGCGTAAAGGTTCTGCTGTCCGAAGAGAATATCGAAGGCACAATTGATGTGCTTTATGGCGGCGGCAAAAAGAAGAAGTGTAAAAAATAA
- a CDS encoding P-II family nitrogen regulator → MKKIEAIIKPFKLDDVKEALGNLGVTGMTVSEVKGCGRQKGHKETYRGAEYTVDFNPKIKIELVVVASMVDKVVEAICGSAQSGKIGDGKIFVLPVEEVVRVRTGERGAEAI, encoded by the coding sequence ATGAAAAAAATAGAGGCAATTATTAAGCCCTTTAAGCTTGATGATGTGAAAGAGGCCTTAGGTAATCTGGGTGTTACCGGCATGACCGTTAGCGAAGTAAAGGGTTGCGGTCGTCAGAAAGGCCATAAGGAAACCTACCGGGGTGCTGAATATACGGTCGACTTTAACCCGAAGATCAAGATTGAGCTGGTGGTTGTGGCCAGTATGGTCGATAAGGTGGTCGAGGCGATTTGTGGCTCTGCGCAGAGTGGCAAGATCGGTGACGGCAAGATTTTTGTCCTGCCTGTGGAAGAGGTGGTTCGGGTGCGCACCGGGGAACGGGGCGCTGAGGCGATTTGA
- a CDS encoding ammonium transporter, producing the protein MELSAVNAGDTAFMMIAAALVMFMTPGLALFYGGLVRSKNVLSTVVQSFFSLGIVGMIWVVYGYSLAFGPDVGGLIGNLDWAFLRGVGMEPSDTYATTIPHLVFCAFQLMFASITPALITGAFAERIKFTGFLFFTVVWTTIVYLPVCHWVWGSGGWLLERGALDFAGGTVIHLNSGMAALVAAIFIGKRKGHGQTSFMPHSLGMTILGAGILWFGWFGFNAGSATAANGIAGSAFFITHIAAAAAMVSWVVAEWMMHGKPTALGAASGAVAGLVAITPAAGFVGPVSAVIIGLIGGVLCLLAINLKNKFKYDDALDVVAVHGCGGTWGAVATGLFASTAINPGGADGLFFGGFGLVFTQIEGVLVTFIYSGLLTYGILKVTEKFIGFRVSEEDEVMGLDLSQHDEVGYNL; encoded by the coding sequence ATGGAGTTGAGTGCAGTCAATGCGGGTGATACCGCATTTATGATGATTGCTGCGGCCTTGGTCATGTTTATGACCCCTGGCCTGGCCTTGTTTTATGGTGGGCTCGTGCGTTCCAAGAACGTGCTTTCAACGGTTGTTCAGAGTTTTTTTTCTCTGGGAATCGTGGGGATGATCTGGGTCGTGTATGGATACTCTCTGGCCTTTGGCCCTGATGTTGGCGGCCTTATCGGTAACCTGGACTGGGCCTTCTTGAGGGGAGTTGGGATGGAACCCAGCGATACCTATGCCACCACCATTCCCCATCTGGTTTTCTGCGCCTTTCAGTTGATGTTTGCCAGTATCACCCCTGCCTTGATCACCGGTGCCTTTGCCGAGCGGATCAAATTTACCGGGTTCCTGTTCTTTACCGTAGTTTGGACAACCATTGTCTATCTGCCGGTTTGTCACTGGGTCTGGGGATCTGGTGGCTGGTTGTTGGAGCGAGGCGCCTTGGATTTTGCCGGAGGAACAGTTATTCACCTGAATTCTGGAATGGCTGCTCTGGTTGCGGCAATTTTTATTGGAAAACGTAAGGGGCACGGACAAACCTCCTTTATGCCCCATAGTTTAGGAATGACCATTCTCGGCGCTGGTATTCTCTGGTTTGGTTGGTTCGGATTTAATGCGGGCAGCGCAACAGCAGCCAATGGTATTGCTGGTTCAGCTTTTTTTATTACCCATATTGCCGCTGCCGCAGCAATGGTGTCCTGGGTTGTGGCGGAGTGGATGATGCATGGAAAACCAACTGCTTTAGGTGCCGCCTCAGGGGCTGTTGCTGGCTTGGTTGCTATTACTCCGGCGGCAGGTTTTGTCGGCCCGGTATCTGCCGTTATTATCGGGCTCATAGGGGGCGTACTTTGTCTGCTTGCTATTAATCTGAAGAATAAATTTAAATATGATGATGCCCTGGACGTAGTTGCCGTACATGGCTGTGGCGGAACCTGGGGGGCTGTTGCCACAGGTCTGTTCGCTTCGACAGCGATTAATCCAGGTGGAGCAGATGGTCTTTTCTTTGGTGGATTTGGTCTGGTGTTTACCCAGATTGAGGGTGTTCTGGTTACCTTTATCTATTCAGGCCTGTTGACCTATGGTATCCTGAAGGTTACTGAGAAATTTATTGGCTTTCGGGTCTCTGAAGAAGATGAGGTCATGGGGTTGGATCTGTCCCAGCACGACGAGGTAGGGTATAACCTGTAA
- a CDS encoding GNAT family N-acetyltransferase, which produces MSGIMPDITGKIVIRRAREEDLTGLVFLLEVLFSIEKDFNFNAEKQKRGLRLLLHNPEAVVLVAERQGRIIGMCTAQLLISTAEGGLSALVEDVVILPAWQAQGTGRRLMESLREWSALQGATRIQLLADRNNTRALGFYHHIGYRPTELICLRKTKGIG; this is translated from the coding sequence ATGAGCGGAATAATGCCGGATATCACCGGAAAAATAGTGATCCGCAGAGCACGGGAAGAGGACCTCACTGGTTTGGTCTTTCTGCTGGAGGTTTTATTCAGTATTGAAAAGGATTTCAACTTCAATGCTGAGAAACAAAAGCGGGGCTTGAGACTCCTCTTACACAACCCTGAGGCTGTGGTTCTGGTGGCCGAACGACAGGGGCGGATTATAGGCATGTGTACAGCTCAATTGCTCATTTCCACCGCTGAAGGCGGGCTTTCCGCCTTGGTGGAAGATGTTGTCATCCTGCCCGCCTGGCAGGCACAAGGCACCGGCAGGAGACTCATGGAGTCACTCAGAGAATGGTCTGCGCTCCAAGGCGCAACCAGAATCCAGCTTCTGGCTGATCGCAACAACACCAGAGCACTGGGCTTTTATCACCACATAGGTTACCGACCCACTGAATTGATCTGCCTACGTAAAACAAAAGGAATAGGGTAA
- a CDS encoding FKBP-type peptidyl-prolyl cis-trans isomerase, giving the protein MKLAVCAVVGFMLVAGPAVASDPVTELKTEKQKLSYALGLDLGSYFKSLETDFNLSAVSQGITDSYTGGKALLTPDEAEKIQKQFAIDQQKKKVEQIKALMESNKDAAAEFLEKNKKAEGVKVTASGLQYKVMTEGKGDKPSATDTVKVHYKGTLLDGSEFDSSYKRNEPASFRVDQVIPGWTEALQLMTPGSKYMLYLSPELAYGDRGMPPAIEPGSLLIFEVELVEIIKGEDK; this is encoded by the coding sequence ATGAAACTTGCTGTTTGTGCAGTCGTCGGTTTTATGTTGGTTGCCGGACCCGCTGTTGCCTCAGATCCGGTAACTGAGTTAAAAACAGAGAAGCAAAAACTCAGCTATGCCCTTGGGCTTGATCTTGGTTCGTATTTCAAAAGCCTGGAAACCGATTTTAATCTTTCCGCAGTATCTCAGGGAATCACAGATTCCTATACAGGTGGTAAGGCCTTATTAACCCCGGATGAGGCAGAAAAGATTCAGAAGCAGTTTGCCATTGATCAGCAGAAAAAAAAGGTAGAGCAGATCAAGGCGCTGATGGAGTCAAACAAGGATGCTGCTGCTGAATTTTTGGAGAAAAATAAAAAAGCAGAAGGCGTTAAGGTGACTGCGTCAGGTTTGCAATATAAGGTCATGACCGAGGGGAAAGGGGATAAGCCCAGTGCAACAGACACCGTGAAGGTCCATTATAAGGGAACCCTGCTGGATGGCTCTGAGTTTGATAGCTCCTATAAGCGGAATGAGCCTGCTTCCTTCCGGGTTGATCAGGTTATTCCCGGTTGGACTGAGGCCCTGCAGCTGATGACTCCCGGAAGTAAGTATATGCTGTATTTGTCACCGGAACTTGCCTATGGTGATCGCGGGATGCCACCCGCTATCGAGCCGGGATCTCTCTTGATTTTTGAGGTTGAGCTCGTTGAGATCATAAAGGGCGAGGATAAATAA
- a CDS encoding NACHT domain-containing protein gives MQAAQENLCPYWLREQLLRRFRNDLSCRLESFFGEHGSVTLPKNFSPTDVSRAHSLREKIIEYSLEQAGSEARTIERDVVEIFNQPDINQRLAILGEPGSGKTSCLLRIFEHILKEAEQDTWKPMPVVFECSEWNGDPLPTWMAHQLVVKYDLKKERAKKLIQGELIFPFFDGLDELKGELQEGFVDAFNTFQQGRPMLLCCRITEYRQLKKKVQLNNALVLHDISAQRLEDYLRQEKLEDLWQLLQAEPALMELARRPLFLSIMLVLEEGKLLSDNDGLKKGEDAERFLWRLYLDCCLEGAPPSELDLTASRKKKYSKEQSLHWLRCLAGNMIANGQVELRIEEIQPTWLCYPQKFKTTYILGYGLLICLFTGIIAFLFYGTFFSVSYGVSVWLAFVLTMLLHDKNTFLGNMVLSHTTWAGNMLIFPVYGIFLGLLFNGAVYVLMGEYNQTHLPTDFSYYYMIKYKYIDHDNILFLTKIGLLGGGLTGVISGIGWIISRRTHPIINTFDQTEKIKRIKSSPFITFKNIKKFIIEFGQTLFFTLLGGVPFLGLLFGLTSGIVITLALGIAAGLPLALSKLETPVLDSSYPGQTISCAVRNSLLLTPLFSTISILAFVQAIFFLENYMSITAYHYMPSFYMLYLGIAFGSFLFSGSDIILSHYILRLLLWQEGQLPFLLVSWLEDLHQRKLLQRVGGSYHFIHKRLQEYLAQMNDAETVP, from the coding sequence ATGCAGGCAGCACAAGAGAACCTCTGTCCTTATTGGCTACGGGAACAGCTGCTCAGGCGCTTTCGCAATGACTTATCTTGTCGCCTTGAGTCCTTTTTCGGAGAGCACGGTTCTGTTACGCTGCCCAAAAACTTTTCGCCTACCGACGTGTCCCGTGCCCATTCCCTACGGGAAAAGATCATTGAGTATTCTCTGGAACAGGCAGGTAGCGAAGCCCGTACCATCGAACGTGATGTGGTTGAGATATTCAATCAGCCGGATATCAATCAACGGCTTGCTATCCTGGGAGAACCGGGAAGCGGTAAGACATCCTGCCTGCTGCGGATATTCGAGCATATCCTGAAGGAGGCGGAGCAAGATACCTGGAAACCAATGCCGGTGGTGTTCGAGTGCTCGGAATGGAACGGAGACCCCCTGCCCACCTGGATGGCGCATCAGCTGGTAGTTAAATACGATCTGAAAAAGGAACGAGCAAAAAAACTGATTCAAGGAGAGCTTATTTTCCCGTTCTTCGATGGACTGGATGAACTCAAGGGTGAATTGCAGGAGGGGTTTGTTGATGCCTTCAACACCTTTCAGCAGGGACGCCCCATGCTGCTCTGCTGCCGTATCACTGAATACCGACAGCTCAAAAAGAAAGTGCAGCTGAACAATGCCCTGGTTCTTCATGATATTTCGGCACAACGGCTGGAAGATTATCTCAGACAGGAAAAGTTGGAGGATTTATGGCAGCTTCTTCAGGCGGAGCCTGCTCTGATGGAACTGGCTCGCAGGCCACTTTTTCTCAGCATTATGCTTGTACTGGAAGAAGGTAAACTGCTGTCTGACAATGACGGGCTGAAAAAGGGAGAAGACGCGGAACGGTTTCTTTGGAGGCTTTATCTTGATTGCTGTCTGGAGGGGGCACCGCCGAGTGAACTTGATTTAACAGCATCAAGAAAAAAAAAATACTCCAAAGAGCAGTCGCTGCATTGGCTTCGATGCTTAGCCGGAAATATGATCGCTAACGGGCAGGTGGAACTTAGGATAGAGGAGATTCAACCGACATGGCTGTGTTATCCTCAAAAATTCAAGACAACTTACATTCTGGGTTACGGATTACTAATATGTTTATTTACTGGAATAATTGCTTTTTTATTCTATGGCACATTTTTTAGCGTCTCTTACGGAGTATCCGTATGGTTAGCTTTTGTATTAACTATGCTACTGCATGACAAAAACACCTTCTTAGGCAATATGGTCTTAAGCCATACTACATGGGCAGGCAACATGCTAATCTTCCCTGTCTATGGAATATTTCTTGGTTTATTGTTTAATGGAGCAGTTTATGTTCTCATGGGAGAGTACAACCAAACTCACCTACCGACAGACTTTAGTTATTATTATATGATCAAATACAAATATATTGATCATGACAATATATTGTTTTTAACAAAGATAGGCTTATTAGGAGGAGGGCTTACAGGAGTGATTTCAGGAATAGGGTGGATAATTTCCAGACGAACTCATCCAATCATAAACACTTTCGACCAAACGGAAAAAATAAAGAGAATAAAATCATCACCTTTCATTACGTTTAAAAATATAAAAAAATTTATTATAGAATTTGGACAAACTTTATTTTTCACTTTACTTGGAGGAGTACCCTTTTTGGGACTACTCTTCGGATTGACCTCAGGGATAGTGATAACGCTAGCTTTAGGAATTGCTGCGGGGTTGCCGTTGGCGCTGAGCAAACTCGAAACCCCAGTACTTGATTCAAGTTACCCTGGTCAGACTATTTCTTGTGCTGTACGAAACAGCCTCCTTCTCACACCTCTCTTTAGCACAATTTCTATACTTGCATTTGTACAAGCAATTTTCTTTCTTGAAAATTACATGTCGATAACAGCATACCACTACATGCCTTCGTTCTATATGCTTTATCTAGGAATAGCATTTGGAAGCTTCCTTTTTTCAGGATCTGATATAATCTTGAGTCATTATATACTCAGACTACTTCTCTGGCAGGAAGGCCAACTACCGTTTCTCTTGGTGTCTTGGCTGGAAGACCTGCACCAACGCAAGCTGCTGCAACGAGTCGGGGGAAGCTACCACTTTATCCATAAACGATTGCAGGAGTATCTGGCACAGATGAATGATGCCGAGACAGTCCCGTAA
- a CDS encoding (2Fe-2S) ferredoxin domain-containing protein, with product MAISERQVLVCQSFRAAGDKKGICHKQSEGLLQYLEEEILDRGLDCLVSGTTCLKQCEKGPVLVIQPENWWFGGVDSEEAVDAILDGLEDGEPAADYKLES from the coding sequence ATGGCAATTTCAGAACGGCAGGTCCTTGTCTGCCAAAGCTTCCGTGCGGCAGGAGATAAAAAAGGCATCTGTCACAAACAAAGTGAAGGACTGCTGCAATATCTTGAAGAAGAAATACTGGATCGCGGACTGGACTGCTTGGTTAGCGGCACCACCTGCCTGAAGCAATGCGAGAAGGGACCGGTTCTGGTTATCCAACCTGAGAACTGGTGGTTCGGCGGAGTGGACAGCGAAGAAGCCGTTGATGCCATCCTGGATGGCCTGGAAGACGGTGAACCAGCAGCAGATTACAAGCTGGAAAGCTGA